DNA sequence from the Pseudoliparis swirei isolate HS2019 ecotype Mariana Trench chromosome 6, NWPU_hadal_v1, whole genome shotgun sequence genome:
CGTCCCAATCGTGTGCGTTTACTTTACCTACAAAGATATCCACCAACATATTCAGTGTCAGTCGGTTTTGCTGAGCAGTTCTGCCAAACCTCGAGCCAACTTTCTCGCAGTTCTCCTGAGCAAACCTCACAATCTTCTTCACGTCTTCAGTGACATTTCTCATCTTGTATTGCTGCACATGGGAATGTTAAAACATTGTTGCTCAATTAGAAAACAGCCAGGTAGGTTCTGAATTTGTAATGATTCAATAAAGACATAATTCCTACGTTGGGTCTGGCACAGTTGTCACAGCTGACGTCTGCATGTTCCTTACAGAAGCTTTTGTTGAAATTCAGCTCCCCAAAGTATGCAAGTAGCTGAATTCTCCTGCACTCCATCATGTTCTCACAGAAGTGCACCATGCTGTGCAGGTTGGTGAAATGAGTCCCTTTGGTGTGTTGGTCACCTTCTCTGTCCACTGTGATTTAAAGAAGAGACATCCGAGTCAACATTGACTAATATAGAGTTAGTCATTTGGTTTGAGATTGATGGAGGAagcaacatttaaaactaaGAACGCTCTGTATTTTTGTAACATACTGCTGATGATCCTCTTGATGCGGTGGACGTCAGAGTAGGAGTAGAAGAGAATACAGTGAGagatctctccatctctgccagCTCTTCCAGACTCTTGGTAGTAACCCTCCACTGATTTAGGCAGACTGGCGTGAATCACATAACGCACATCAGGCTTGTCGATGCCCATGCCGAAAGCTATGGTGGCACAGATGACCTGGCAGACAAAAGGAAGCAGTGAAACTAAGGCAATGTGaactttaaatatgtaaaaagcTACTGGCTTGCAGAATGTTACCCTTTTAATTGCTTTATATCCAGTGCCATCTATTGGTAATTATTACATCAGATCAGTGATTGAGTGGTGTCCTCACCTGGCAGCCGTCCTGGTTGATCCACTTGGTCTGCACAAGTTCTCTGTCATCGTCCTTCAGACCTGCGTGATACGACAGAGCTAATATCCGTGATCTCTGAAGACTCTCCGCCATGGCATCGCAGTCTCTACGGGACAGGCAGTAAATGATGCCAGAGTCACCTGCAACATGCAGATTATTAGATACAAAATGGTCAGAGGGGGGCTGTAATCAGACAAAATATCCCCTGCTGGGATAATTCAAATCATGGTCACGCTTTCATTTATTACAAAAAAGCAATTAAGCATTTGACAAAAACAttgatttttaattatttctgtTACAAGCTCAATAATCTTATATGcttaatataacatgacatcaGAATGTGTTCGCACAGACAAAAGGGAGTTGCATTTTCAACAAAGCAGTGTTCCAAAAATAACCAGGATCAGAAAAAGTACATCTGAAATATTTACGTGGGTAATGCTTCTTGATCCAGTCAATGCAGTCCTCGTCAACCTTTTTGGGTTTCTTGGGCAGGACCATGTACTTCAGGTTTGTTCTGTTGAAGCTCATGGTGAACCTAAAAATATAGTGGATGGAAAATGTGAAGCTGTTGGTTGCTTGAATTCATAAATCACGAAATGGAACTACTTTTAAAATCTAAGACGGAGCATGAGCACGTACACCTGCGGCCGTATCATATTCAGCTGGTTGAGGATGTCTTTCTGAACACGGGGGGTGGCGGTGGCCGTCAGGGCGATCATCGGCACGCTGGGGAACTTCTGACGCAGTTCATGTAACTTCTTGTAGTCTGGACGGAAATCGTGACCCCACTAGAAGATTTAAGGATGCATGATGATTCACAATGGCTGttgcaaaaacaaaagcacactGCAGATTGTGTATAGAGCAGTTGAACACACCTGACTGACACAATGGGCCTCGTCTATGACGAGGCGCACCAAAAGGCCCCGCTCGTACAGGTTCTGCAGGGCGGAGATCAGCTTGTTACTTGCACTCACCTtggggagaaaagagaggcaTCAGGTTTGAGAAAAAGTATTTCCTACTAACTACAAGAAAATCCACTCATTGATTCCAACATTTAGAGTAACAGTCAATAATGTCTCACCTTTTCAGGAGTGACATAGAGAAGTTTAATGATAGGGTCTTTCCGAGAGAGCTGCATATAAATCCTCCCTGCTTCGCTGTCACTTTTACTCCCAGATAGACTTGTTGCTGGAATCTGAAATGAATCACGAAAACTTAACCGAATTCACCTTCTGGGTGCCATATATGCTGACTGTAGCATATTTCATACTGATCCAATAGGAGAAACTATGCTTACATCCAGTGAAGTAAGTTTCTGGACCTGGTCTACAATGAGAGATTTGAGTGGGGAGATGACCACGGTGACTCCTGGTGACACGCAGGCAGGCAGCTGGTAGCACAGGCTTTTACCCCCACCTGTGATACATAAGGGTCAGAGAAATGTGGACATTTCCACTGCCGTTAACATTTACAATCTATTGTTGCATTGCAAGGATAAAACCGTTTTTAACACCACTAACCTGTGGGCATCAAAACAAACGTATCTTCTGCCAGAATCGTTGCATTAATTGCTTCAAGTTGATTGAACCTGAATTGGTGAAGACCGAAACGCTTGTGAAAaatcttcatcatctcctgtgAGTGGGGGAAGTTGAACCCTCTGAAGCGATCGTGGGCTGGGTTTCTGAAGGTGGGTTCTGCATTggaaaacattaaaacagtgtTAGTAAAAGCCAGCACAGTAAACCTAATCAGGGTCTGCTGAGTgcagaaaaaaaaggacaaaaaccACGTTGTTCTGAGAACCTTGGACCTGATAAGACTTCCTAGATAAGTACAGGCCAAGATTTTTCCACGCCGACATACCAGGAGAGCAGATCTTTGCAGGCTTGGGCGCAGGCGTTGTTGGCTTATTATCCCATGGAGACTTGCTCGATCCCATGGAGACTTCCGTCACTTGTTTAGTCACGGTGCTGGAGTTTGGGGGTTCGTCAAAGTAATCAGGGATATCGGAGGCATTAAAGTCATCTATGTCAAAGTCGTCACTGTAAAAGTCATCCAGTTCCATGTCTTCTGCTGCATTACTGGCTGCTGGAGTATGAGATTTGTTCTGAAAAACAGTTTCTGGCTTCTTGGGTGAGAAGAGCTCTGAACCATCCAGGTCTGTGCTGGTTTTCCTTGAGAAGTTAAAAGATGGATCTGTTCGGCTGTGGGTTGATGGAGAGTCAGAGCTTGTCACATATTGTGCCCCGCTGTTCCTATTATGCGAGGGCTTTGTGTTAATAATACTGTCCGAGTGATCAGAATCATAGTCCACAGAGATGACTGAAGATCTCCTGAGCTGAGGAGGCTTCTTGTAGTCCGCGGGCACAGAGCTGCTCGATGACATAACACTAGACATATCACAGCTAAAAGAAGATTTTCCTTTAAAACCGGATAGAGAAATCACGGAGCCGTCTGGCTGCTGCATCCTCAATGAATTGCAACCACCAGTTGCAAGAATCCTCTTCCTGGGGGAGAAAGGCAAGATGTTAGCAATTATACTGACATATTataaaatatcacaaataataacaaagacATTTTTCACTCAAATGTACACACCTTTGAGCCCTATTCAGCAAAAGCTCACTCCCACAGGACAGAGCTATAACTTCATGTTCAGGGATGGAATCAACCAGAGAACAAATGGACTGCATAATACTGAAGAGTTGCTCATCTGTGACGTGGtcagaacaaataaacaacaataattaacaggaaaaaaaagaccgAGTCCTGCTTTGTCAAATAAAATGTGCACACAGTCTGGAGAAATCAGAAAAATGCATATCACCTACTTGTTTGGTCTTTTGAGTGGTTATCAGAGGATCCATGTAGTGTGGAGATGGGTCCCTTTGAGTGCACAGGACTGTCTCCAAGTTCAGAATCAGCTGATTTAGatctgtttaaaaataaaagactaATTATGTCCcacattcttttttaaatgatctttTAGGTCAACTCAGAGTAACTAATCAAGAAAGGTAGACAGGGATTTTCAACTAAACTGTCAAACTCCTGACCCTTGTACAAAACTTATGAGTCCAACATATTGATATCAGAGAGATAAGACTCTGCCAACACCGTGATGTAGTTTTATGTTGGTGGGTTCAAGAATGTGAGCAGATAACAAGTGATATCTGCTTTATTCAGGTGATGTGTGGTCAGAGTTAACATCGAGTCTGGATGCTGGGAGTTCATGCCACTTGAAAGTTAGTTTTGTTAACGTtttgaacttaaaataatttGTCTACGATAAAGAcaccccatgtgtgtgtatcggGAAAACAACTAGGCAAATCTCTTAAGAAAAATCATTGAACTGACCTGGTCTCCAATAAAGAAGTAGTATAAGCcatctcatctgggattggagATGGGGGAATGTAATCAAGATCATCTTCAGGCTCTGAGTTGTCATCAAGCTTTATTATCTTCGAGTCAATCAATTTTTTCTTGTTATCTAAAATGCAAAAAGATATAGTTGTGTTTGTAGTTTAATGTAATGCTTTCCTGACCCATATCTACCACATaaagtacaaataaaatacaaatgctGCAGCAAACAGCTTCTTACccatctttcttttaaaaggctCAAGCACATCATCGCTGTCCTCTTCACTATCACTTATGACGGAATTCAGATGGCAAGAACGACGTCTTCGGGTCGCTTTTAGTGGAGAAACTTCGGGTTCAAACTCCTTATTCAAACTAGGTCCTGGTGAATCTACACAACTGTTGCTCAACTGTGACATCACAATCGGGAATTGTACTTTTTCTTCACTAAAAGATGATCCTGGTTTGGTGCTCTTCCCAGATATTTTTGAGCTAAATGAGTCATTTTTAAAAGGAGTTTCAAAGTCATCCATGTCACTCCAGTCATCCATCGGGAATCCAAGAGATGCATCCAGACTTGTGGAATTGCCTCCATTGCCACCAGTAAACTGGTTGTTCGATTGAGTTTGATCTGTTGTCACCTTAGAAGCAGACTCTGCTGAAGGAGTCTGGCCAGCAGGAGCACCATCACCTTCTGGGCTGATTGAGTCCGACTTGCCTTTTGAACTTACAGGGAAGAAGTTGTTGATTTGGGATTTTTGAGGTCTTTCAAGCTTGTTTGGAAATGTCAAAGAAGATTTAGTCACCAAATTGATCTGAGGGACATTGAAATTCCTGTTTTCCAAAACATTTGAGCTATTTACCTTGTTTGTACCTGGCGAGGACTTCTTTTTGAAAGAATAGGAcctgaaaaataaaacacaatcttACAATTAAAATCAAAGGGTGTAATGCCCATTCAACTGGAAATTGGTTT
Encoded proteins:
- the blm gene encoding recQ-like DNA helicase BLM isoform X1; this translates as MSCLPRNNLKEQLARHSNAAQSKLSLAKPSPGSYSFKKKSSPGTNKVNSSNVLENRNFNVPQINLVTKSSLTFPNKLERPQKSQINNFFPVSSKGKSDSISPEGDGAPAGQTPSAESASKVTTDQTQSNNQFTGGNGGNSTSLDASLGFPMDDWSDMDDFETPFKNDSFSSKISGKSTKPGSSFSEEKVQFPIVMSQLSNSCVDSPGPSLNKEFEPEVSPLKATRRRRSCHLNSVISDSEEDSDDVLEPFKRKMDNKKKLIDSKIIKLDDNSEPEDDLDYIPPSPIPDEMAYTTSLLETRSKSADSELGDSPVHSKGPISTLHGSSDNHSKDQTNEQLFSIMQSICSLVDSIPEHEVIALSCGSELLLNRAQRKRILATGGCNSLRMQQPDGSVISLSGFKGKSSFSCDMSSVMSSSSSVPADYKKPPQLRRSSVISVDYDSDHSDSIINTKPSHNRNSGAQYVTSSDSPSTHSRTDPSFNFSRKTSTDLDGSELFSPKKPETVFQNKSHTPAASNAAEDMELDDFYSDDFDIDDFNASDIPDYFDEPPNSSTVTKQVTEVSMGSSKSPWDNKPTTPAPKPAKICSPEPTFRNPAHDRFRGFNFPHSQEMMKIFHKRFGLHQFRFNQLEAINATILAEDTFVLMPTGGGKSLCYQLPACVSPGVTVVISPLKSLIVDQVQKLTSLDIPATSLSGSKSDSEAGRIYMQLSRKDPIIKLLYVTPEKVSASNKLISALQNLYERGLLVRLVIDEAHCVSQWGHDFRPDYKKLHELRQKFPSVPMIALTATATPRVQKDILNQLNMIRPQVFTMSFNRTNLKYMVLPKKPKKVDEDCIDWIKKHYPRDSGIIYCLSRRDCDAMAESLQRSRILALSYHAGLKDDDRELVQTKWINQDGCQVICATIAFGMGIDKPDVRYVIHASLPKSVEGYYQESGRAGRDGEISHCILFYSYSDVHRIKRIISMDREGDQHTKGTHFTNLHSMVHFCENMMECRRIQLLAYFGELNFNKSFCKEHADVSCDNCARPNQYKMRNVTEDVKKIVRFAQENCEKVGSRFGRTAQQNRLTLNMLVDIFVGSKTAKVQTGMFGMGGAYSRHNADRLFKKLVLDNILEEDLYITNNNQAVSYISAGPKATNVVSGHMQIEFYETESASSVRKHKAAVGKNVSARDEKVQECLKEVTDLCKQLGKAFGIHYFNIFSTATLKKIAEKLSPDRKVLLQIDGVTEDKLEKYGAEVIQVLEKYSEWQLPEEQTDNAEDGWIDTAQGRSYGANEDDTESSTYFRSQAAQGQKRKKAPFFKFSKKKKPYSNTSANSKGRGYSGNKSSSSSSRGGSNAAGRGSRSSTGDASASRRPGFLTVPAPQTNQRPFLKPSFSHMG
- the blm gene encoding recQ-like DNA helicase BLM isoform X3, translating into MSCLPRNNLKEQLARHSNAAQSKLSLAKPSPGSYSFKKKSSPGTNKVNSSNVLENRNFNVPQINLVTKSSLTFPNKLERPQKSQINNFFPVSSKGKSDSISPEGDGAPAGQTPSAESASKVTTDQTQSNNQFTGGNGGNSTSLDASLGFPMDDWSDMDDFETPFKNDSFSSKISGKSTKPGSSFSEEKVQFPIVMSQLSNSCVDSPGPSLNKEFEPEVSPLKATRRRRSCHLNSVISDSEEDSDDVLEPFKRKMDNKKKLIDSKIIKLDDNSEPEDDLDYIPPSPIPDEMAYTTSLLETRSKSADSELGDSPVHSKGPISTLHGSSDNHSKDQTNEQLFSIMQSICSLVDSIPEHEVIALSCGSELLLNRAQRKRILATGGCNSLRMQQPDGSVISLSGFKGKSSFSCDMSSVMSSSSSVPADYKKPPQLRRSSVISVDYDSDHSDSIINTKPSHNRNSGAQYVTSSDSPSTHSRTDPSFNFSRKTSTDLDGSELFSPKKPETVFQNKSHTPAASNAAEDMELDDFYSDDFDIDDFNASDIPDYFDEPPNSSTVTKQVTEVSMGSSKSPWDNKPTTPAPKPAKICSPEPTFRNPAHDRFRGFNFPHSQEMMKIFHKRFGLHQFRFNQLEAINATILAEDTFVLMPTGGGKSLCYQLPACVSPGVTVVISPLKSLIVDQVQKLTSLDIPATSLSGSKSDSEAGRIYMQLSRKDPIIKLLYVTPEKVSASNKLISALQNLYERGLLVRLVIDEAHCVSQWGHDFRPDYKKLHELRQKFPSVPMIALTATATPRVQKDILNQLNMIRPQVFTMSFNRTNLKYMVLPKKPKKVDEDCIDWIKKHYPRDSGIIYCLSRRDCDAMAESLQRSRILALSYHAGLKDDDRELVQTKWINQDGCQVICATIAFGMGIDKPDVRYVIHASLPKSVEGYYQESGRAGRDGEISHCILFYSYSDVHRIKRIISMDREGDQHTKGTHFTNLHSMVHFCENMMECRRIQLLAYFGELNFNKSFCKEHADVSCDNCARPNQYKMRNVTEDVKKIVRFAQENCEKVGSRFGRTAQQNRLTLNMLVDIFDLKLPRCRRECLGWEEHTPGIMLTVSSKNWFWTTSWRRISTSPTTTKLCRTSLLDPKPQTWCLDTCRSSSMRPRVRLASGNIKLLWARTSPREMRRFRSV
- the blm gene encoding recQ-like DNA helicase BLM isoform X2, whose amino-acid sequence is MSCLPRNNLKEQLARHSNAAQSKLSLAKPSPGSYSFKKKSSPGTNKLERPQKSQINNFFPVSSKGKSDSISPEGDGAPAGQTPSAESASKVTTDQTQSNNQFTGGNGGNSTSLDASLGFPMDDWSDMDDFETPFKNDSFSSKISGKSTKPGSSFSEEKVQFPIVMSQLSNSCVDSPGPSLNKEFEPEVSPLKATRRRRSCHLNSVISDSEEDSDDVLEPFKRKMDNKKKLIDSKIIKLDDNSEPEDDLDYIPPSPIPDEMAYTTSLLETRSKSADSELGDSPVHSKGPISTLHGSSDNHSKDQTNEQLFSIMQSICSLVDSIPEHEVIALSCGSELLLNRAQRKRILATGGCNSLRMQQPDGSVISLSGFKGKSSFSCDMSSVMSSSSSVPADYKKPPQLRRSSVISVDYDSDHSDSIINTKPSHNRNSGAQYVTSSDSPSTHSRTDPSFNFSRKTSTDLDGSELFSPKKPETVFQNKSHTPAASNAAEDMELDDFYSDDFDIDDFNASDIPDYFDEPPNSSTVTKQVTEVSMGSSKSPWDNKPTTPAPKPAKICSPEPTFRNPAHDRFRGFNFPHSQEMMKIFHKRFGLHQFRFNQLEAINATILAEDTFVLMPTGGGKSLCYQLPACVSPGVTVVISPLKSLIVDQVQKLTSLDIPATSLSGSKSDSEAGRIYMQLSRKDPIIKLLYVTPEKVSASNKLISALQNLYERGLLVRLVIDEAHCVSQWGHDFRPDYKKLHELRQKFPSVPMIALTATATPRVQKDILNQLNMIRPQVFTMSFNRTNLKYMVLPKKPKKVDEDCIDWIKKHYPRDSGIIYCLSRRDCDAMAESLQRSRILALSYHAGLKDDDRELVQTKWINQDGCQVICATIAFGMGIDKPDVRYVIHASLPKSVEGYYQESGRAGRDGEISHCILFYSYSDVHRIKRIISMDREGDQHTKGTHFTNLHSMVHFCENMMECRRIQLLAYFGELNFNKSFCKEHADVSCDNCARPNQYKMRNVTEDVKKIVRFAQENCEKVGSRFGRTAQQNRLTLNMLVDIFVGSKTAKVQTGMFGMGGAYSRHNADRLFKKLVLDNILEEDLYITNNNQAVSYISAGPKATNVVSGHMQIEFYETESASSVRKHKAAVGKNVSARDEKVQECLKEVTDLCKQLGKAFGIHYFNIFSTATLKKIAEKLSPDRKVLLQIDGVTEDKLEKYGAEVIQVLEKYSEWQLPEEQTDNAEDGWIDTAQGRSYGANEDDTESSTYFRSQAAQGQKRKKAPFFKFSKKKKPYSNTSANSKGRGYSGNKSSSSSSRGGSNAAGRGSRSSTGDASASRRPGFLTVPAPQTNQRPFLKPSFSHMG